The following proteins are co-located in the Pseudoalteromonas sp. N1230-9 genome:
- a CDS encoding TonB-dependent siderophore receptor, which translates to MKRSVLTVSALTGLFSMQSFATQSIEKLEVQGTRTPLYSTRDVNASALGIKDPQFLPISIQSFSEELITNQRVKTLSEVLANDASVQNTAIGTVFDFVSLRGFQLDWTNGLRRDGLALAPYQDVPLENIQRIDIIKGPSSLVSGFNNPGGTINYVTKRPTMDSFLDITTEFRSRAGRYIHVDFGGPLDSEQTFGYRINAAAEKNGDFTGGDDLERYFFSAALDWQLSDRIFIRLDGDYQDKSTVSQPLIGLARDPNDDSRSVLPPYVDTSEVLLGQPWAKYKTESFNIAARVDFWLNDNWQWVNQVALSGNDRFTIFPDIYSVDLEGSVLSASIQVTPDETYDTVSAHSFFTGQLVTAGIEHELVVGASIRDYQSKDGRWFELDNPVGNIFDPIHVSKPVFPEYPDPTTTDTTESSFFITDTLHFNDVFYATLGLRHIQYKKDQTAPNQAKSTLDDRTFNTPIIGLNYNPNDQLAFYASYSEGAGEGGVAVIGSGAINEGESLGPQESEQIEAGIKYQTDSMNYSVAVFEIEKMLEYHNHITNYFVQDGTQSHKGIELNASGSFIEGLSTVASITFMDPSLDELDGEPALNGNRPANVPKFQANLFLDYQLPFLENLSVNAGMFHVGEREQNVNNNLNLPSYTRFDLGAKYHFSDFNTTLRIKAENLFDKEYWLSGGAKGIDWGVAPGRGRTLIASLSVSF; encoded by the coding sequence ATGAAAAGGTCTGTTCTAACAGTAAGTGCTCTTACTGGTTTATTTTCAATGCAATCATTTGCAACTCAATCTATTGAAAAACTTGAAGTTCAAGGTACGCGTACACCACTTTATAGTACCCGAGATGTAAATGCCTCGGCACTAGGAATTAAAGATCCTCAGTTTTTACCTATTTCTATTCAATCTTTTTCTGAAGAGTTAATAACAAATCAAAGAGTAAAAACGTTGAGCGAAGTGCTTGCCAATGATGCATCTGTACAAAATACGGCTATCGGCACAGTATTTGATTTTGTCAGCCTGAGGGGCTTTCAACTCGATTGGACAAACGGTCTAAGACGAGATGGCCTTGCTCTTGCTCCTTATCAGGATGTTCCACTGGAGAATATTCAACGAATCGATATTATTAAAGGTCCATCAAGCTTAGTCTCGGGTTTTAACAACCCTGGCGGCACGATTAACTATGTAACGAAGCGCCCAACAATGGACTCCTTTTTAGATATCACGACAGAATTTCGTAGTCGTGCGGGCCGTTATATTCATGTAGATTTTGGTGGTCCTTTAGATAGTGAGCAAACGTTTGGTTATCGTATCAACGCCGCAGCAGAAAAAAATGGCGACTTTACTGGTGGTGACGACCTAGAAAGGTACTTTTTCAGCGCAGCTCTAGACTGGCAACTGTCTGACCGTATTTTTATTCGCTTAGATGGCGACTATCAAGACAAAAGTACTGTATCACAACCTCTTATTGGCTTAGCGCGTGACCCAAATGATGATAGCCGTTCCGTGCTCCCACCTTATGTAGATACCAGTGAAGTACTACTTGGCCAACCTTGGGCAAAATATAAAACCGAGTCCTTCAATATAGCGGCGCGAGTGGATTTTTGGCTCAATGATAACTGGCAGTGGGTTAACCAAGTCGCACTTTCTGGGAATGACCGGTTCACTATTTTTCCTGATATATATTCAGTTGATTTAGAAGGAAGTGTTCTATCAGCAAGTATTCAAGTAACGCCAGATGAAACCTATGATACGGTTTCTGCACACAGCTTCTTTACAGGGCAACTTGTTACTGCAGGTATTGAACATGAACTCGTTGTTGGCGCAAGTATTCGTGACTACCAATCTAAAGATGGTCGCTGGTTTGAGTTAGACAATCCTGTTGGTAACATATTTGACCCTATACATGTAAGTAAACCTGTCTTCCCAGAATACCCCGACCCAACAACAACCGACACAACCGAAAGCTCATTTTTCATTACCGATACCCTGCATTTTAATGATGTATTTTATGCGACTCTAGGGCTGCGTCATATTCAATATAAAAAAGATCAAACCGCACCAAACCAAGCTAAATCAACATTAGATGATCGCACCTTCAACACACCTATTATTGGCTTAAATTATAACCCAAACGATCAACTCGCTTTTTATGCCAGTTACTCTGAAGGTGCTGGAGAAGGTGGCGTAGCAGTAATTGGCAGTGGAGCAATTAACGAGGGCGAATCGTTAGGGCCACAAGAAAGTGAACAAATAGAAGCCGGTATAAAATACCAAACTGACTCAATGAACTATTCCGTTGCCGTATTCGAAATTGAAAAAATGCTGGAATACCATAACCACATCACCAATTACTTTGTACAAGACGGGACCCAATCTCATAAAGGCATCGAACTTAATGCCAGCGGCTCGTTTATTGAGGGCCTATCAACTGTTGCTTCGATAACATTTATGGACCCTAGTTTGGATGAGCTTGATGGTGAACCTGCACTCAATGGTAACCGCCCTGCAAATGTTCCTAAATTCCAAGCAAATTTATTTTTAGATTATCAACTCCCTTTCTTAGAAAACCTAAGTGTAAATGCAGGCATGTTTCATGTGGGTGAACGGGAGCAAAATGTTAATAACAATTTGAACCTTCCGTCTTATACACGCTTTGATTTAGGTGCCAAATATCACTTTAGTGATTTTAACACCACACTGCGAATTAAGGCCGAAAACCTATTTGATAAAGAGTACTGGCTGTCTGGCGGTGCTAAAGGCATAGATTGGGGCGTCGCGCCAGGTCGCGGCCGGACACTTATTGCATCATTAAGCGTCAGCTTTTAA
- the asnA gene encoding aspartate--ammonia ligase, whose amino-acid sequence MSSHYLKQQQQISKVKQFFSSQLEQQLGLVEVQAPILAKVGDGIQDNLSGTENAVSVAVKTIPSSQFEVVHSLAKWKRKTLADHGFSVGEGLYTHMKALRPDEESLSPIHSVYVDQWDWEKVICESTERTLDKLKETVTSIYQAIKSTERFVASEFGLTPFLPEQITFVHSEQLRQMYPDFTAKQREKAVAQEYGAVFLIGIGGALADGKIHDVRAPDYDDWSTKTCSKFAGLNGDILVWNPVLEDAFEISSMGIRVSPDALATQLAITGDQARLEFDWHKALLAKKFPQTIGGGIGQSRLAMLLLQKQHIGQVQVGVWPEQLKQQVDGIL is encoded by the coding sequence ATGAGTTCACACTACCTAAAGCAACAGCAGCAAATAAGCAAAGTAAAACAGTTCTTTTCAAGCCAACTAGAACAACAATTAGGGCTTGTTGAAGTGCAAGCGCCAATTTTGGCTAAAGTCGGTGATGGTATACAAGATAACTTAAGCGGTACTGAAAATGCTGTGTCGGTAGCGGTGAAAACGATTCCTAGCAGTCAATTTGAAGTGGTGCACTCACTTGCGAAGTGGAAAAGAAAAACACTTGCAGATCATGGCTTCTCTGTAGGTGAAGGCCTTTATACGCATATGAAAGCACTTCGTCCTGATGAAGAATCATTAAGCCCAATTCATTCAGTGTATGTAGATCAGTGGGATTGGGAGAAAGTTATCTGTGAGAGCACTGAGCGCACTTTAGATAAGCTCAAAGAAACCGTCACATCGATTTATCAAGCAATAAAATCAACAGAGCGCTTTGTTGCCAGTGAGTTTGGTTTAACGCCGTTCTTACCAGAGCAAATTACTTTTGTGCACAGTGAACAATTACGACAAATGTATCCCGATTTCACCGCAAAACAGCGTGAAAAGGCCGTCGCTCAAGAATATGGTGCAGTCTTTCTAATTGGTATCGGTGGCGCACTTGCCGATGGGAAAATTCATGATGTGCGTGCCCCTGATTATGACGACTGGTCTACTAAAACCTGTAGTAAATTTGCCGGTTTAAATGGCGACATTCTAGTTTGGAACCCAGTGCTTGAAGATGCATTTGAAATATCATCAATGGGTATTCGTGTAAGCCCTGATGCACTTGCCACACAGTTGGCAATTACAGGTGACCAAGCACGCCTTGAGTTTGATTGGCATAAAGCATTGTTAGCGAAAAAATTTCCACAAACAATTGGTGGTGGGATTGGTCAATCACGTTTAGCGATGTTGTTGTTAC
- the trmH gene encoding tRNA (guanosine(18)-2'-O)-methyltransferase TrmH, producing the protein MDTTRFERVKRVLDRRQTDLTVCLEEVHKHHNLSAIARTADATGCHHVHAVWPDNQKWLTNNTSGGSKNWLETHLHRNIDDAVAMMRAHNPDVQILATNLTDDAVDFREIDYTKPTAVIVGQERDGISPRALEHADKNIIIPMQGMVQSLNVSVAAALILFEAQRQREEAGLYNRNMLDEKVKHRILFEGCHPIIAEQCREKALPYPALDENGEIVADDIFWHTLKHTQTLEATDECK; encoded by the coding sequence ATGGATACAACTCGCTTTGAGCGTGTGAAGCGCGTGTTAGATCGCCGTCAAACAGACCTAACCGTTTGCTTAGAAGAAGTACACAAGCATCATAATTTGTCGGCCATTGCCCGCACAGCAGACGCCACTGGCTGTCATCACGTACATGCTGTGTGGCCTGATAATCAAAAGTGGCTCACCAATAATACCTCTGGTGGGAGTAAGAATTGGCTCGAAACTCACTTACACCGCAATATTGATGATGCTGTTGCTATGATGAGAGCCCACAACCCCGATGTGCAAATTTTGGCAACCAATTTAACTGATGATGCCGTTGATTTTCGTGAAATAGATTACACCAAACCAACCGCTGTGATTGTTGGGCAAGAACGTGATGGCATTTCACCTCGTGCGCTTGAACATGCAGATAAGAACATCATCATCCCTATGCAAGGTATGGTGCAATCGCTGAATGTTTCTGTCGCAGCGGCACTTATTTTGTTTGAAGCACAACGCCAACGCGAAGAAGCTGGCTTGTATAACCGTAATATGCTCGATGAAAAAGTGAAGCACCGTATTTTGTTTGAAGGTTGCCATCCCATTATTGCTGAGCAATGCCGCGAAAAAGCGCTTCCCTACCCTGCCCTTGATGAAAATGGCGAAATCGTTGCTGATGACATCTTTTGGCACACGTTAAAGCACACGCAAACGCTTGAAGCCACTGACGAGTGCAAGTAA
- a CDS encoding DUF3526 domain-containing protein produces the protein MLQSTFKKEWLDTKRQGQALWLSGIAILLLLLACVTGFKSHQSYQQAVNEVSQSEQLRWLNQGEKGPHSAAHYGIYVVKPTTPLAALDDGLQAYQGNVLRLEAHIRNDSLFRSAQDNVPLSRFGSLSPAFVLQVLLPLLIILIGYPLLAREREQGTLKQLLAAGASPAKLFFAKCAVLFTLSCLFLLPVALFLLYSQTANEAPYTLRSALFLLSYLIYLLLWALITTTLSSLLPTARRALITLLTIWAFATLLLPKLAMNIATTLHPQGSGQAFQAKLESEVYTNARLDAIEKFKQQTLAQYGVSQVADLPFDYAGAQLQFGEQYADKIFDRLFEARLEQLEAQSQSYQLAGLLTPFIAVQTLSMATAATDFSHQQSFENAAEQHRRLMQEVLNFNQRDHGHKAQGHYTAGKELWQQIPEFSYQYPRFAHYLPHYVISLISFAFWLIVLVLLSLFAIKKLRLEEQR, from the coding sequence ATGTTACAAAGTACTTTTAAAAAAGAATGGCTCGATACTAAGCGGCAAGGTCAAGCACTCTGGCTAAGTGGCATTGCTATTTTGTTATTATTACTGGCCTGTGTGACTGGTTTTAAAAGCCATCAAAGCTATCAACAAGCCGTAAACGAGGTATCTCAATCAGAGCAATTACGCTGGCTAAACCAAGGTGAGAAAGGCCCCCACTCTGCCGCTCATTACGGCATTTATGTCGTTAAGCCCACCACGCCGCTGGCAGCACTCGATGATGGATTACAAGCCTATCAAGGAAATGTATTGAGGTTAGAGGCGCACATTCGTAACGATAGCTTATTTAGAAGCGCACAAGATAACGTGCCGTTGTCGCGCTTTGGGAGCTTATCACCCGCCTTCGTGTTGCAAGTGTTATTACCCTTATTGATCATTTTAATTGGCTACCCATTACTTGCACGGGAACGCGAGCAAGGCACTTTAAAACAACTACTTGCAGCAGGTGCAAGCCCAGCAAAGTTGTTTTTTGCTAAATGTGCTGTGCTTTTCACACTTTCATGCCTGTTCTTGCTACCCGTTGCACTTTTTTTACTTTATAGCCAAACTGCGAACGAGGCACCTTATACGCTAAGAAGTGCTCTATTTTTACTCTCTTATTTAATTTACCTATTGCTTTGGGCATTAATCACTACGACACTCTCAAGCCTACTTCCTACGGCACGACGCGCATTAATTACATTACTTACTATTTGGGCATTCGCAACATTATTACTGCCAAAACTTGCAATGAATATTGCAACCACCTTGCATCCACAAGGGTCTGGTCAAGCGTTTCAAGCAAAACTTGAAAGCGAGGTTTATACCAATGCACGCCTCGATGCGATTGAAAAATTTAAGCAGCAAACACTCGCCCAGTATGGCGTCAGCCAAGTAGCAGACTTACCCTTCGATTATGCCGGAGCACAACTCCAATTTGGTGAACAGTACGCCGACAAAATCTTTGATCGCTTATTTGAAGCCCGTTTAGAACAGCTTGAAGCACAGTCACAAAGCTACCAGTTGGCAGGGTTGCTAACCCCCTTTATCGCAGTACAAACACTTTCGATGGCGACCGCAGCCACTGATTTTAGCCACCAGCAATCTTTTGAAAATGCAGCAGAGCAACATCGTCGCCTAATGCAAGAAGTCCTTAACTTTAATCAAAGAGATCATGGTCATAAGGCCCAGGGACATTACACCGCTGGAAAAGAGTTATGGCAGCAGATCCCTGAGTTTTCATACCAATATCCACGTTTTGCTCACTACCTGCCTCACTACGTTATTAGCCTTATAAGCTTTGCCTTTTGGCTGATTGTACTGGTGCTACTTAGTTTATTTGCAATTAAAAAGCTACGTTTAGAGGAACAAAGATGA
- the asnC gene encoding transcriptional regulator AsnC has translation MENYQIDNLDKNILNALMENARTAYAELAKRFAVSAGTIHVRVEKMKQAGIITGTQVSINAKQLGYDVCCFIGINLNNARDYPQTLLHLKELEEVVEAYYTTGNYSIFIKVMARSIDHLQDVLINKIQAIEAIQSTETLISLQNPISRAVVP, from the coding sequence ATGGAAAATTATCAAATCGACAATCTCGATAAAAACATCCTTAATGCCTTAATGGAAAATGCGCGCACAGCGTATGCAGAATTAGCTAAACGCTTTGCTGTAAGTGCTGGCACGATTCATGTCAGAGTCGAAAAGATGAAACAAGCTGGCATCATTACGGGCACTCAGGTAAGCATTAATGCAAAGCAACTCGGTTACGATGTATGCTGTTTTATAGGTATTAACTTGAATAATGCCCGCGATTACCCGCAAACTTTATTACATTTAAAAGAGTTAGAAGAAGTGGTTGAAGCCTACTACACCACAGGCAACTACAGTATATTTATCAAAGTGATGGCACGCTCTATTGATCATCTACAAGATGTGTTAATTAATAAGATTCAAGCAATCGAGGCTATTCAATCCACCGAGACACTGATCTCCTTACAAAATCCAATTAGTAGAGCGGTAGTGCCTTAG
- a CDS encoding porin, producing the protein MKFAKSSLFLALFGGLSFSALADVDLYGKANVTVQSSDDGEGSFTEIKSNNSRFGLKGSEKLTEGLEAVYKFEFGVDVSDADSKGDNDDNITARNQYVGVKGGFGQVVIGRNDTAMKQSQGKIDLFNDLEGDIKNVFKGENRLGDSISYASNDFSGFKVLATYIAEDDVDADDGYSVALTYGDAKLKESKIYASVAADSEVKGYDIVRATVQGKVGDFKLGAMYQTQEKVDGSAEADGYLVNAAYQMNSNTFKVQYQVIDFDEGDKKTAISAGVDHKLSKNTKVFGFYSTFDTDNQVDQDYLGVGIEYKF; encoded by the coding sequence ATGAAATTTGCAAAGTCTAGCTTATTCCTAGCTTTATTTGGTGGTTTATCTTTTTCTGCATTAGCTGATGTAGATTTATATGGTAAAGCCAACGTGACTGTTCAATCATCAGATGATGGCGAAGGGTCTTTTACTGAAATTAAAAGCAATAACTCACGTTTTGGCTTAAAAGGTTCTGAGAAGCTAACTGAAGGCTTAGAAGCTGTATACAAATTTGAGTTTGGTGTTGATGTCTCTGATGCTGATTCGAAAGGCGATAACGATGACAACATTACTGCACGTAACCAATATGTAGGTGTTAAAGGTGGCTTTGGTCAAGTTGTAATTGGTCGTAATGACACTGCAATGAAGCAATCTCAAGGTAAAATTGATTTATTTAATGACCTTGAAGGTGATATTAAAAACGTATTCAAAGGTGAGAATCGTTTAGGTGATTCTATCTCTTATGCATCAAACGATTTTAGCGGTTTCAAAGTATTAGCGACTTACATCGCGGAAGATGATGTAGATGCTGATGATGGTTACTCAGTAGCACTGACGTATGGTGACGCTAAACTTAAAGAAAGCAAAATATACGCTTCTGTTGCAGCAGACAGCGAAGTGAAAGGCTACGATATTGTTCGTGCGACAGTGCAAGGTAAAGTTGGCGACTTCAAACTAGGCGCAATGTACCAAACACAAGAAAAAGTAGATGGCAGTGCAGAGGCTGACGGCTATTTAGTGAATGCGGCTTATCAAATGAATAGCAATACATTTAAAGTTCAATATCAAGTAATTGACTTTGATGAAGGCGACAAGAAAACAGCTATTTCAGCAGGTGTTGATCACAAGCTAAGCAAAAACACCAAGGTATTTGGTTTCTACTCAACATTTGATACTGACAACCAAGTTGATCAAGACTACTTAGGTGTTGGTATTGAGTACAAGTTTTAA
- the recG gene encoding ATP-dependent DNA helicase RecG, producing MSHPSLAHYPITELKGVGPKMAERLAKLGINTVQDMLFHLPHRYEDRTRIHAICDLQPHSHVSIEATVETSQITFGKRRMLVCQVNDGTGRLTLRFFNFNAAQKNALSTGKIIRCFGEIRRGRVGFEMTHPEYSLSDTPSEQPTNTTLTPVYPVTEGLKQLSIRALSDQALNLLAKYPVEELLPERFQPTGMRLSDALLTLHRPQNDVDLTALEQGFHPAQQRLVFEELLAQNISLLKLRQKGQSVKAVALTPHNQLEQQFLTQLPFSPTNAQSRVVAEIKGDLQHPFPMMRLVQGDVGSGKTLVAALSALTAISEGYQVALMAPTEILSEQHGINFSQWFKELGIEVAWLGGKSKGKERTVTLEKIASGEAQMIVGTHALFQDQVEFNNLVLIIIDEQHRFGVHQRLSLREKGRFGDCYPHQLVMTATPIPRTLAMTAYADLETSIIDELPPGRTPITTVAIPDTRRDEIIQRVKTACQEQGRQVYWVCTLIDESEVLQCQAAEDSAEQLKNALPELQVGLVHGRMKAAEKQAIMSEFKAGNIHVLVATTVIEVGVDVPNASLIIIENPERLGLAQLHQLRGRVGRGATASHCVLLYHAPLSATAQKRLGVLRESNDGFVIAERDLEIRGPGEVLGTKQTGLADFKIADLSRDKQTLTQVRPIAFKMLEQFPTQSEKLIQRWLAGKSDYALA from the coding sequence TTGAGTCACCCTAGCTTAGCACACTATCCCATTACTGAATTAAAAGGCGTTGGCCCTAAAATGGCCGAGCGTCTTGCTAAGCTGGGAATAAACACAGTGCAAGATATGCTGTTTCATTTGCCTCATCGCTACGAAGACCGCACTCGTATACATGCCATATGTGACTTACAACCTCACAGTCATGTCAGCATTGAAGCCACTGTCGAAACAAGCCAAATCACATTTGGCAAGCGCCGTATGTTGGTATGCCAAGTGAATGATGGCACGGGTCGCTTAACGCTGCGTTTTTTTAACTTTAATGCGGCACAAAAAAATGCACTGAGTACAGGTAAAATCATACGCTGCTTTGGCGAAATACGCCGTGGGCGGGTTGGCTTTGAAATGACTCACCCTGAATATAGTTTGTCAGATACTCCGTCAGAGCAACCAACAAACACAACCCTAACACCGGTTTATCCTGTCACAGAAGGGCTGAAGCAGCTATCTATTCGTGCTTTAAGTGATCAGGCGCTCAACTTACTTGCAAAATACCCTGTAGAAGAATTATTGCCAGAACGATTTCAACCAACTGGCATGCGTTTAAGTGATGCACTTTTAACTCTGCACCGCCCACAAAATGATGTTGATTTAACGGCACTGGAGCAAGGCTTTCACCCTGCACAGCAACGGCTTGTATTTGAAGAGTTACTGGCACAAAACATCAGCTTATTAAAACTTCGTCAAAAAGGTCAAAGTGTCAAAGCGGTCGCTTTAACACCGCATAATCAACTTGAACAACAGTTTTTAACACAACTCCCTTTTAGCCCAACTAATGCGCAGAGTCGGGTGGTTGCAGAAATCAAAGGAGACTTACAACATCCCTTCCCAATGATGAGGTTAGTACAAGGAGATGTTGGTTCAGGTAAAACGTTAGTCGCAGCATTGAGCGCTTTAACAGCGATTAGTGAAGGTTACCAAGTGGCACTTATGGCACCTACCGAAATTTTGTCAGAACAACATGGCATCAATTTTAGCCAATGGTTTAAAGAACTCGGTATTGAAGTCGCATGGCTTGGAGGTAAAAGCAAAGGTAAAGAGCGCACCGTCACACTCGAAAAAATAGCCTCTGGCGAAGCACAAATGATTGTGGGTACGCACGCGCTATTTCAAGATCAGGTTGAGTTTAATAACCTTGTTTTAATTATTATTGATGAGCAACACCGCTTTGGTGTGCATCAGCGCTTATCGCTGCGTGAAAAAGGGCGTTTTGGTGATTGCTACCCACATCAACTCGTTATGACCGCAACACCTATTCCCCGCACTTTAGCGATGACAGCTTATGCAGACTTAGAAACTTCTATCATAGACGAACTTCCCCCTGGCCGAACGCCTATTACGACAGTCGCAATCCCCGATACTCGCCGTGATGAAATTATTCAACGGGTCAAAACAGCCTGCCAAGAGCAGGGCCGTCAAGTATATTGGGTTTGCACCTTAATCGATGAATCGGAAGTACTGCAATGCCAAGCAGCTGAAGATAGCGCCGAACAATTAAAAAATGCACTTCCTGAATTGCAGGTGGGCTTAGTACATGGCCGTATGAAAGCCGCTGAAAAACAAGCCATTATGAGCGAGTTTAAGGCGGGAAATATTCACGTATTAGTTGCAACAACAGTAATTGAAGTGGGGGTTGATGTGCCCAATGCGAGCCTGATTATAATTGAAAATCCAGAACGATTAGGGCTTGCTCAGTTACACCAATTACGTGGCCGTGTTGGTCGTGGTGCAACTGCATCACACTGTGTATTACTTTATCATGCTCCGCTCTCTGCAACTGCTCAAAAACGTTTAGGAGTGCTACGAGAAAGCAATGACGGCTTTGTTATCGCCGAAAGAGACCTCGAAATTCGCGGTCCAGGTGAAGTACTTGGAACAAAACAAACAGGCTTAGCTGATTTTAAAATCGCTGACTTGAGCCGTGATAAACAAACCTTAACACAAGTACGCCCAATCGCATTTAAAATGCTTGAGCAATTCCCCACACAAAGTGAAAAGCTTATTCAACGTTGGCTTGCTGGCAAGTCCGACTACGCCTTAGCGTAA
- a CDS encoding ABC transporter ATP-binding protein: MTTPIIQINNLQKRFGEYQALQGLSLAVHQGEILALLGPNGAGKTTTINCLLGFLQPDAGEITIAGVNPQLNVVTARQHLAYIPEQVALYPRLTGLENLAYFSKVASIDKSDDEFRALLAEVKLPSHAVDKPVATYSKGMRQKVGIAIALAKQAKALILDEPTSGLDPSASHEFSQLIQSLAKQGVAILMATHDLYRAQEDAHRVAIINQGQLVDTLLFEQLKEVQLESVYLKHIKVGA, translated from the coding sequence ATGACCACACCCATTATTCAAATTAATAACTTACAAAAGCGCTTTGGCGAATATCAAGCCCTTCAAGGTTTAAGCTTGGCCGTACATCAAGGAGAGATTTTAGCGCTGCTTGGTCCTAACGGCGCAGGAAAAACAACCACCATTAATTGCCTGTTAGGTTTTTTACAACCTGATGCAGGTGAAATCACTATTGCAGGGGTAAACCCACAACTCAATGTTGTAACAGCGAGGCAGCATTTAGCGTATATTCCCGAGCAAGTGGCTCTCTATCCTCGTCTAACTGGACTTGAAAATCTCGCCTATTTCAGCAAAGTGGCAAGTATCGACAAAAGCGATGACGAATTTCGTGCCCTACTCGCTGAAGTAAAACTACCAAGCCATGCTGTAGATAAACCCGTTGCAACCTATTCAAAAGGGATGAGACAAAAAGTAGGAATTGCTATAGCGCTTGCAAAACAAGCTAAAGCATTGATTTTAGATGAACCAACTTCAGGCCTTGATCCATCAGCTAGCCATGAGTTTAGTCAACTCATACAATCGCTAGCGAAACAAGGGGTCGCAATCTTAATGGCGACCCACGACTTATACCGTGCTCAAGAGGATGCGCATCGTGTTGCAATTATTAATCAAGGGCAACTAGTCGACACGTTACTTTTCGAACAATTAAAAGAAGTCCAACTTGAATCTGTATACCTTAAGCATATCAAGGTGGGCGCCTAA